In one Acidobacteriota bacterium genomic region, the following are encoded:
- a CDS encoding ABC transporter permease — protein MSGWLRDLRFAARLFRRRPGFTAASVVCLGLGIGAVATMFALIDAVLLKPLPFADADRMVMVWNHFLQRDLPEFPSSGHEFADHRRGNGAFSHVAGVLPWDFNLSAAGSEPLRVEGARASAALFSSLGVEAALGRVYSEEEETAGRAVAVISDGLWRRQFGGEEAARGRQISLDGVPHTVVGVLPPFDLEVVEADVWVPFTPNPAIPRFMRGVLLIARLADGLTLEQAQAETSALAARLQSEYPDIYKEGSGWGMHLTPLREEVVGDVRPLLWTLFGAVLLVLLIACVNVANLQITQATVRGGELAVRAALGAGRRTLARQLLAESLMLSAGGGALGIALGVLAGRILLRLDPGTLPRLHQVALNGRVVAVVLAFAAFTGILVGLWPALRVSRANLQSALKDGGRGGDAGFQRKGLRAGLAVAEIALAMTVLIAAGLMVRSVDRMSRSHPGFEAENRLSLQIVLSRATYAPAERKLEYYRALRSALEGLPGVEEVAVVSHLPGSGKAGLRGVPQAAGRPPVPGTPTPPAGIRMVSPGYFRTLGIPLERGRDFTDADDAQAPPVVVIDRAVAERFWPHRDAIGQELEIPGLFEQPRRVVGVVGEVNHQGLADEPQGELYLAYPQMPTFDLAPVLHTRGDPMALAEEARRALLAVDPTQPAEDVRAMTERLRGSIAQPRFQAVVFSLFGAVALALALIGVYGVMAFAVARRTRELGIRMALGAHRGDVLALVLRSGLRLAVVGVAAGLVLAWLTVRLLSVPLETLASGISATDPATFLAVPLLLSAMALLASWVPARRATRIDPMVALRHD, from the coding sequence ATGAGCGGATGGTTGCGGGACCTGCGCTTCGCCGCCCGGCTGTTCCGCCGGCGGCCGGGATTCACCGCCGCCTCGGTGGTTTGCCTCGGCCTCGGAATCGGTGCGGTGGCGACGATGTTCGCCTTGATCGATGCGGTGTTGCTCAAGCCGCTGCCCTTCGCCGACGCCGACCGGATGGTGATGGTGTGGAACCACTTCTTGCAGCGCGATCTGCCGGAATTTCCCTCCTCCGGCCACGAGTTCGCGGATCACCGTCGCGGCAACGGCGCTTTCTCGCACGTCGCCGGCGTCTTGCCGTGGGACTTCAACCTGTCCGCCGCCGGCAGCGAGCCCCTGAGGGTGGAAGGGGCACGGGCTTCGGCGGCCCTGTTCTCGTCCCTCGGTGTCGAGGCGGCCCTCGGGCGGGTATACAGCGAAGAGGAGGAGACCGCCGGCCGGGCGGTGGCGGTGATTTCCGACGGACTGTGGCGCCGCCAGTTCGGCGGCGAGGAGGCGGCGCGCGGCCGGCAGATCTCCCTCGATGGCGTACCTCATACGGTGGTCGGCGTGCTGCCGCCCTTCGATCTCGAAGTGGTGGAGGCGGATGTCTGGGTGCCCTTCACCCCCAACCCGGCGATTCCGCGATTCATGCGCGGCGTCCTGCTCATCGCGCGCCTGGCGGACGGCCTGACCCTGGAGCAGGCGCAGGCCGAAACGTCGGCCCTGGCGGCCCGGCTGCAGAGCGAGTACCCGGACATCTACAAAGAGGGCAGCGGTTGGGGGATGCACTTGACCCCGCTCAGGGAGGAGGTGGTGGGCGACGTGCGACCGCTCCTCTGGACCCTCTTCGGCGCCGTGCTGCTGGTGCTGTTGATCGCTTGCGTCAACGTCGCCAACCTGCAGATCACCCAGGCCACCGTACGCGGCGGGGAACTGGCCGTGCGAGCGGCCCTGGGAGCCGGTCGGCGGACCTTGGCGCGGCAACTCCTGGCCGAGAGCCTGATGCTTTCGGCCGGCGGCGGTGCGCTGGGAATCGCCCTCGGGGTGCTCGCCGGGCGCATCCTGCTGCGACTCGATCCGGGCACCCTGCCGCGACTGCATCAGGTAGCGCTGAACGGGCGGGTGGTGGCGGTGGTGCTGGCCTTTGCGGCCTTCACCGGAATACTGGTCGGTCTCTGGCCGGCGCTTCGAGTATCGCGGGCGAACCTCCAAAGTGCCCTCAAGGACGGCGGCCGCGGCGGCGACGCCGGTTTTCAGCGCAAGGGGCTGCGGGCGGGACTGGCGGTGGCGGAGATCGCCCTCGCCATGACCGTGTTGATCGCCGCCGGCCTGATGGTGCGGAGCGTCGACCGGATGAGTCGCTCGCATCCGGGGTTCGAGGCGGAGAACCGCCTGAGCCTGCAGATCGTTCTGTCCCGCGCCACCTACGCTCCGGCGGAGCGCAAGTTGGAGTACTACCGCGCCCTGCGGTCCGCTTTGGAAGGGCTACCGGGGGTTGAGGAGGTGGCCGTCGTCTCGCACCTGCCGGGCAGCGGCAAGGCGGGATTGCGCGGCGTCCCCCAGGCTGCCGGCCGGCCGCCGGTGCCGGGCACGCCGACCCCGCCGGCGGGCATCCGGATGGTCAGTCCCGGCTACTTTCGCACCCTCGGTATTCCGCTCGAGAGGGGTCGCGATTTCACCGACGCCGACGATGCCCAGGCTCCGCCGGTAGTGGTGATCGACCGGGCCGTCGCCGAGCGCTTTTGGCCGCACCGCGACGCCATCGGCCAGGAGCTCGAAATCCCGGGTTTGTTCGAGCAACCGCGCCGCGTGGTGGGGGTGGTGGGCGAGGTGAATCATCAGGGCTTGGCGGACGAACCCCAGGGCGAGCTGTACCTGGCCTATCCCCAGATGCCGACCTTCGATCTCGCCCCGGTGCTCCACACCCGCGGCGATCCCATGGCGCTGGCGGAGGAGGCGCGACGGGCCCTGCTGGCGGTCGATCCAACGCAGCCGGCGGAGGACGTCCGGGCGATGACCGAGCGGCTCCGCGGTTCCATCGCCCAGCCGCGCTTCCAGGCCGTGGTCTTCAGCCTGTTCGGCGCCGTGGCCCTGGCCCTGGCGCTGATCGGCGTCTACGGGGTGATGGCCTTCGCGGTGGCCCGGCGCACCCGCGAACTGGGGATCCGCATGGCCCTCGGAGCGCACCGCGGGGACGTGCTGGCGCTGGTGCTGCGCTCCGGCCTGCGCCTGGCGGTGGTGGGGGTGGCCGCCGGTCTGGTGCTCGCCTGGCTGACGGTGCGTCTCCTGTCGGTGCCCCTCGAGACCCTCGCCAGCGGAATCTCGGCAACGGATCCGGCGACCTTCTTGGCGGTGCCCCTGCTGCTTTCGGCGATGGCGCTGCTGGCGAGTTGGGTGCCCGCCCGGCGGGCCACCCGCATCGACCCGATGGTCGCCCTCCGGCATGACTGA
- a CDS encoding MFS transporter — MTELVSASAASARGSGRRTFLSLWLGQVISLVGTRATAFALGVWVFQQTGSATWFAAIALASNLPAILVSPLAGAWVDRTDRRRVMIGADTLAALGSLALLLLVATGHLALWHLYAVATLASLVGAFQFPAFSASVTLLLPKDQYARASGLVQLGRTGSDVVAPLLAGGLLGSFGLTGVIAVDLVTFLIAVTVLVLARVPSPPPPTERRSLWADAGSGWSWIRRRPGLLWLLGLIASFNLWLPLALVLTTPMVLGFTGVEELGLVLGLGAAGALAGSFTLTAWGGPEGKVRGLLAFTPVLALGLIVAGLKPSVPLTAAGLFLAMFAAPLIHGCSQAIWQRKVPPELQGRVFAVRRMIAQATAPVAFLAAGPLADGVFGPLLAAGGSAVGSLGGLWGVGPGRGIGLLFALLGGLLLLTSVFAFAHRPLMAVEQDVPDAG; from the coding sequence ATGACTGAGTTGGTGTCGGCATCGGCGGCGAGCGCCCGCGGTTCCGGCCGCCGGACCTTTTTGAGCCTCTGGCTCGGCCAGGTGATCTCCCTGGTGGGCACTCGCGCCACCGCCTTCGCCCTCGGCGTGTGGGTTTTCCAGCAGACCGGTTCCGCCACTTGGTTCGCCGCCATCGCCCTGGCGTCCAACCTGCCGGCCATTCTGGTGTCGCCGCTGGCCGGCGCCTGGGTCGACCGGACCGACCGGCGGCGGGTGATGATCGGGGCGGATACGTTGGCGGCCCTCGGCAGCCTGGCTTTGCTTCTCCTGGTGGCGACAGGCCATCTGGCGCTGTGGCATCTCTACGCGGTGGCGACCCTGGCGTCGCTGGTCGGCGCCTTCCAGTTCCCCGCCTTCTCGGCTTCCGTCACCCTGCTCTTACCCAAGGACCAGTACGCCCGCGCCTCGGGGCTAGTGCAGCTCGGCCGCACCGGTTCCGACGTCGTGGCGCCGCTCTTGGCCGGTGGGCTGCTGGGGTCATTCGGCCTCACCGGGGTGATCGCGGTCGATCTGGTGACCTTTCTGATCGCCGTCACGGTGTTGGTCCTGGCGCGGGTCCCTTCGCCGCCGCCACCCACCGAGCGCCGTTCCCTGTGGGCCGACGCCGGTTCCGGCTGGAGCTGGATTCGCCGCCGGCCGGGCCTGCTGTGGTTGCTCGGGTTGATCGCCTCCTTCAACCTGTGGCTCCCCCTCGCCCTGGTGCTCACCACGCCGATGGTGCTCGGGTTCACCGGCGTCGAGGAGCTGGGGCTGGTGCTCGGCCTGGGCGCCGCCGGTGCCCTCGCGGGCAGCTTCACCTTGACCGCCTGGGGAGGTCCCGAGGGTAAGGTGCGCGGCCTTCTCGCCTTCACTCCGGTGCTGGCCCTCGGCCTCATTGTGGCGGGCCTCAAACCGTCGGTCCCGCTCACCGCCGCCGGCCTTTTTCTGGCCATGTTCGCGGCCCCGTTGATCCACGGCTGCAGCCAGGCGATCTGGCAGCGCAAGGTGCCGCCGGAATTGCAGGGCAGGGTGTTCGCGGTACGTCGGATGATCGCCCAGGCGACGGCGCCGGTGGCCTTTTTGGCCGCCGGTCCGCTGGCCGACGGCGTCTTCGGTCCGCTCCTCGCAGCGGGCGGCTCAGCGGTCGGGAGCCTGGGGGGCTTGTGGGGGGTGGGACCGGGCCGGGGGATCGGACTGCTCTTTGCCTTGCTGGGCGGATTGCTGCTGCTCACCTCTGTCTTCGCCTTCGCCCACCGGCCCTTGATGGCGGTCGAGCAGGATGTGCCGGACGCAGGCTAG
- a CDS encoding AAA family ATPase produces the protein MRIESFHIDGFGVFNDQGVEPLSPGLAVFYGPNESGKSTLTEFLRSVLFGPPKRRANPYPPLAGGPHGGRLRAVLADGRRLHLHLDGRHHRILEEGQPENAHDHSLEPETLWGLDRGSYERLFAVGLEDLQGLDVLNHRQTRDRIFTRGMGAGSERLPAALAALDREISEIVGLRPGNRLLDRLEERLERLEEPLRETRRGAAEYRECQTELAAVKERLAHLQQRRQRLHGEREEVERLTRARGPWQRLSRARKELRRTAAAADMPPEGRRRLEEVEKELASLEDTAVKAQNASLAERSRRTRMPLFLAGGALALAMLLAIGGETSSAVGVAVIGVVATLFLAQPWRDRSAETTLNQFLDYQLEARKAEQTTLLDAAGGDRERFLELAEEQAAWEKAREDVVGARLELAALAGGEAELADFERRLAEGDGVIDEARLIDDLHDLEGELRQAEQQVGALTERMATLGGDDQPGRLRLARQVLEERRRRAVRRWASLALTESLLRDAAATWEHDRRPRVIRRAADLLALMTGGRYRLVAAEEGGTTVLELEEAGLKRKGELAWSSGLADQVYLALRLGLSRELARKGEPLPLLLDDIHVRFDPDRRRAVISVALELARDNQVIFFSCQPEVCDLVAELRDEPRWRNVPAGVFRIDNGRIERA, from the coding sequence GTGCGCATCGAGAGCTTCCACATCGACGGCTTCGGGGTCTTTAACGACCAGGGAGTCGAACCGTTGTCACCGGGACTAGCGGTGTTCTACGGCCCCAACGAGAGCGGCAAGAGCACCTTGACGGAGTTTCTCCGCTCGGTCCTCTTCGGCCCGCCCAAGCGCCGCGCCAACCCCTATCCACCCCTCGCCGGCGGACCGCACGGCGGACGCCTGCGGGCCGTCCTGGCCGACGGGCGCCGCCTCCATCTCCACCTCGACGGGCGCCACCACCGCATCCTCGAGGAGGGTCAGCCGGAGAATGCCCACGACCACTCGCTCGAGCCGGAGACGCTCTGGGGTCTGGATCGCGGCAGCTACGAGCGGCTCTTCGCCGTCGGCCTGGAGGATCTTCAGGGGCTCGACGTGCTGAACCACCGCCAGACCCGGGACCGCATCTTCACCCGCGGCATGGGGGCAGGGTCCGAGCGCCTGCCGGCGGCCCTGGCGGCCCTCGACCGCGAGATTTCGGAGATTGTCGGCCTGCGCCCCGGCAACCGCTTGCTCGATCGCCTCGAAGAACGCCTGGAGCGCCTGGAAGAACCGCTGCGCGAGACCCGCCGGGGCGCCGCCGAATACCGCGAGTGCCAGACCGAGCTCGCCGCCGTCAAGGAGCGCCTGGCCCATCTTCAGCAACGTCGCCAGCGGCTGCACGGCGAGCGCGAGGAAGTCGAGCGGTTGACCCGGGCGCGCGGCCCCTGGCAGCGCCTCAGCCGAGCACGCAAGGAACTTCGCCGCACCGCCGCCGCGGCGGACATGCCGCCGGAAGGCCGCCGTCGCCTGGAGGAAGTGGAAAAAGAACTCGCCTCCCTCGAAGACACCGCTGTCAAAGCCCAGAACGCCTCCCTCGCCGAGCGCTCGAGGCGTACCCGAATGCCGCTCTTCCTGGCCGGCGGTGCCCTCGCCCTGGCGATGCTGTTGGCCATCGGCGGCGAAACCTCCTCCGCCGTCGGCGTGGCGGTGATCGGCGTCGTGGCGACCTTGTTCTTGGCTCAGCCGTGGCGCGACCGCAGCGCCGAAACCACCCTCAACCAGTTTTTGGACTACCAGCTCGAAGCCCGCAAGGCCGAACAGACCACATTGCTCGACGCGGCCGGCGGCGACCGCGAGCGCTTCCTGGAGCTGGCCGAGGAGCAAGCCGCCTGGGAAAAGGCCCGTGAGGATGTGGTGGGCGCTCGCCTCGAACTGGCGGCCCTGGCCGGCGGCGAAGCGGAGCTGGCGGACTTCGAACGGCGGCTGGCGGAGGGTGACGGCGTGATCGACGAAGCCCGGCTGATCGACGACCTGCACGACCTCGAGGGCGAGCTGCGGCAGGCCGAACAACAGGTGGGGGCCCTCACCGAGCGCATGGCGACCTTGGGCGGCGACGACCAGCCGGGCCGCCTGCGGCTCGCCCGCCAGGTGCTCGAAGAACGCCGGCGACGGGCGGTCCGCCGCTGGGCCTCCCTGGCTCTCACCGAATCCCTGCTGCGCGACGCCGCGGCCACCTGGGAGCACGACCGCCGGCCGCGGGTGATCCGCCGCGCCGCCGATCTCCTCGCCCTGATGACCGGCGGCCGCTACCGCCTGGTGGCCGCCGAAGAGGGCGGCACGACGGTTTTGGAGCTGGAAGAAGCGGGCCTCAAACGCAAGGGAGAACTCGCCTGGAGCAGCGGCCTGGCGGACCAGGTGTACCTCGCTCTGCGCCTCGGCCTGTCACGGGAGCTGGCGCGCAAGGGAGAGCCTCTACCCTTGCTACTCGACGACATCCACGTTCGCTTCGACCCGGACCGCCGCCGCGCCGTCATCTCCGTCGCCCTGGAGCTGGCCCGCGACAACCAAGTGATCTTCTTCTCCTGCCAGCCGGAAGTCTGCGACCTGGTCGCCGAACTGCGAGACGAGCCGCGATGGAGGAACGTCCCGGCCGGGGTTTTCCGCATCGACAACGGAAGGATCGAGCGGGCGTAG
- a CDS encoding exonuclease SbcCD subunit D, translating to MSSLRTLRFVHCADLHLDSPFEGLAALDPEIAEVLRASTFGAFDNILQLAIDEEADFLLIAGDVYDSAESSLAAQLQFRQGLERVASRGIRCFVAHGNHDPLSAWDAGLEPPPGVHRFGGDRIERVLVRRDGEDLAVVYGISYRQREVRENLVERFHSATGSPFSIGLLHCAVGGDGDSPYSPCRLSDLTSSRIGYWALGHSHRPAVLAQGSPTVVYSGTPQGRSRREIGERGCFLVDVEIDGEGNHSITPRFIATDQVRWADDRVDISSCGHLDDLLATLSQSLEETRRAARRPDDVPRPAILRLAVTGRGPLHRQLQHVDPERDLAAPLRRQEKTREDFVWVEAVVVDTAPEVDLPRLRTEESSVGAFLRAVDALRRADEGAPDADGTAARAIRERLAQRPEHPRLAAVLAELSDAELLAVLPEAEAAGLDYLLSPDSLTPE from the coding sequence ATGTCTTCGCTTCGAACCTTGCGTTTCGTCCACTGTGCGGATTTGCACCTCGACAGCCCGTTCGAAGGTCTGGCGGCTCTCGATCCAGAGATCGCCGAGGTGCTGCGCGCCTCCACCTTCGGGGCCTTCGACAACATCCTGCAGCTGGCGATCGACGAGGAAGCGGACTTTCTGCTCATCGCCGGCGATGTCTACGATTCGGCCGAATCGAGCCTCGCCGCGCAGCTTCAGTTCCGCCAGGGTCTCGAACGGGTGGCATCGCGCGGGATTCGGTGTTTCGTCGCCCACGGCAATCACGACCCTCTCTCCGCCTGGGACGCCGGACTGGAGCCGCCACCGGGGGTGCACCGCTTCGGCGGCGACCGCATCGAGCGGGTGCTGGTGCGGCGCGACGGCGAGGATCTCGCCGTCGTCTACGGCATCAGCTATCGCCAACGGGAGGTGCGCGAGAACCTCGTCGAGCGTTTTCACAGCGCCACCGGATCGCCCTTTTCGATTGGGCTGCTGCACTGCGCCGTGGGTGGCGACGGGGACAGCCCCTACTCCCCCTGCCGCCTGAGCGACCTGACTTCTTCGCGCATCGGCTACTGGGCCCTCGGCCACTCACACCGGCCCGCGGTGCTCGCCCAGGGCAGTCCCACGGTGGTCTACTCCGGCACGCCGCAGGGCCGGAGTCGGCGCGAGATCGGGGAGCGAGGCTGCTTCCTGGTCGACGTCGAAATCGACGGCGAGGGGAATCACAGCATCACCCCCCGATTTATCGCCACGGACCAGGTGCGATGGGCAGACGATCGCGTCGACATCTCCTCCTGCGGCCACCTGGACGACCTGCTGGCGACCCTGTCGCAATCCCTCGAAGAAACCCGGCGGGCAGCTCGCCGGCCGGACGACGTGCCGCGGCCGGCGATCCTGCGCCTGGCGGTGACCGGTCGTGGTCCGCTCCACCGCCAGCTGCAGCACGTCGACCCGGAGCGCGACCTGGCCGCCCCGCTGCGTCGCCAGGAGAAGACCAGAGAGGATTTCGTGTGGGTCGAGGCGGTAGTGGTCGATACGGCGCCGGAGGTCGATCTGCCGCGGCTGCGCACGGAGGAGTCTTCCGTCGGCGCTTTCCTGCGGGCCGTCGACGCCCTTCGCCGGGCGGACGAGGGCGCCCCGGATGCCGATGGGACCGCCGCCCGGGCCATCCGCGAGCGCCTCGCCCAGCGCCCGGAGCATCCGCGCCTGGCAGCGGTGCTGGCGGAGCTTTCGGACGCCGAACTCCTCGCCGTCCTGCCGGAGGCCGAAGCCGCCGGCCTCGACTACTTGCTGTCCCCAGATTCGCTCACCCCCGAATGA
- a CDS encoding RDD family protein yields MKHETILSLDNIALDLPIAGIGSRALAAALDYFLLGVLNFIVFMFVIAIGAGLDGTSATWFFAIYGLVVFFVHWGYFAISEMAMGGQTLGKRWVHLRVVGPTGGQAGVVALLVRNLLRPLDLMLGIPLIAFDPLARRLGDRLAATRVVHEPRGGGEVVVSRAPTAWGAKEIHLAERLLERADELDPAQAMNLARRLVRRLEIQAPELLEGASREDPVLALRQALETRQSPPR; encoded by the coding sequence ATGAAGCACGAAACAATCCTCAGCCTCGACAACATCGCCCTCGATCTGCCGATCGCCGGTATCGGTAGCCGGGCGTTGGCCGCGGCGCTGGACTACTTTCTTCTGGGGGTGCTGAACTTCATCGTTTTCATGTTCGTGATTGCGATCGGCGCGGGCCTCGACGGAACGTCCGCGACGTGGTTCTTTGCCATCTACGGGCTGGTGGTGTTCTTCGTGCACTGGGGATATTTCGCCATCAGTGAGATGGCGATGGGAGGGCAGACCCTCGGCAAGCGGTGGGTTCACTTGCGGGTGGTCGGTCCCACCGGCGGGCAGGCCGGTGTAGTGGCTCTGCTGGTGCGCAATCTGCTCCGGCCGCTGGACCTGATGTTGGGCATTCCCCTGATCGCCTTCGACCCCCTCGCCCGGCGTTTGGGGGATCGCCTGGCGGCGACGCGGGTGGTGCACGAGCCGCGCGGCGGCGGCGAAGTGGTGGTGAGCCGGGCGCCCACCGCCTGGGGGGCGAAGGAGATTCACCTAGCGGAGCGCCTTCTCGAACGAGCGGACGAACTGGATCCGGCCCAGGCGATGAATCTGGCGCGTCGGCTGGTTCGTCGCCTGGAGATTCAGGCGCCGGAGCTGCTGGAGGGCGCCTCGCGGGAAGACCCGGTTTTGGCCCTGCGGCAAGCCCTCGAAACCAGGCAGTCTCCGCCTCGGTGA
- a CDS encoding stage II sporulation protein M: MRNYQRFVEKRAPIWNAFEAGVARPAPEADYRDLEDLAFRYRQILHDHALAAARYPDSGAAQRLRRLALAGTRRLAGGSPPRRFSLKRFFVQTYPAAFRSHLQPLMVATAVFLGASLLGLVGAAVRPELGIAFIGEEAREGLRHGRLWTEDLGTTVPPSIASSGIATNNASVALTAWAGGATAGLISFYILLLNGLMLGAVVGITLQYSMAAELFEFIAAHGPLELTLIVVASAAGLGMARALVAADDRPRGEALKEAVGNALTVLLGSLPWFFLLGVVEGYISPEPAVPPLLKVAVGLSLWMIYVLVSWNPWLAPGLETSP; the protein is encoded by the coding sequence GTGAGGAACTATCAACGCTTCGTCGAGAAGCGCGCACCGATCTGGAATGCCTTCGAGGCGGGAGTGGCGCGGCCCGCGCCCGAGGCCGACTATCGCGATCTCGAAGACCTGGCTTTCCGCTACCGCCAGATCCTTCACGACCATGCCCTGGCCGCTGCACGCTATCCGGACAGCGGCGCCGCCCAGCGACTGCGACGCCTCGCCCTCGCCGGCACCCGCCGCCTCGCTGGCGGCTCGCCGCCCCGCCGATTCAGCCTGAAGCGCTTCTTCGTGCAGACCTATCCGGCGGCTTTCCGCTCGCACCTCCAGCCCCTGATGGTCGCCACGGCGGTGTTTCTGGGTGCTTCCTTGCTGGGACTGGTGGGAGCCGCCGTGCGGCCGGAGCTGGGCATCGCCTTCATCGGGGAAGAGGCGCGCGAGGGCCTACGCCACGGCCGGCTGTGGACGGAGGACTTGGGTACCACCGTGCCGCCGTCCATAGCCTCGTCGGGGATTGCCACCAACAACGCCTCCGTCGCTCTGACCGCCTGGGCCGGGGGCGCCACGGCGGGTCTCATCTCGTTCTACATCTTGCTGCTCAACGGACTGATGCTCGGAGCCGTCGTCGGCATCACATTGCAGTACTCCATGGCCGCCGAGCTGTTCGAGTTCATCGCCGCCCATGGGCCTCTGGAACTGACTCTGATTGTCGTCGCCTCGGCCGCCGGCCTTGGCATGGCGAGGGCCTTGGTGGCGGCCGACGACCGCCCCCGCGGCGAGGCCCTCAAGGAGGCCGTCGGCAATGCCCTGACGGTGCTCCTGGGTTCGCTGCCGTGGTTCTTCCTGCTCGGGGTGGTGGAAGGGTACATCTCGCCGGAACCGGCTGTTCCGCCGCTTCTCAAGGTGGCCGTCGGCTTGTCGCTGTGGATGATCTACGTCTTGGTTTCTTGGAATCCCTGGTTGGCTCCGGGGTTGGAGACCTCACCATGA
- a CDS encoding MoxR family ATPase produces the protein MTDETKSETPHGSAHRLIAAIEQQVLGQNEVVEALLSAYTAGGHVLLEGLPGLGKTLLARTFAATLGVPIRRVQFTPDLMPADLLGTNVFDAHSQSFRLLRGPVFTQVLMADEINRTPPKTQAALLEAMEEGQVTIDGVSHRLPGGFFVIATQNPIELEGVYPLPEAQLDRFLMRIRLEMPVRDAELEIYRRFLAGTLNPATDAEAGKAPGVVTPATATALRRAAAEVHVAEELLDYLQRLAEAVRRSPHLELGISPRGALALLGAARSAALIEGRDFVLPDDLKRFLSACWGHRVLLSAESELEGHTVDSVLAGIVEAVEVPH, from the coding sequence ATGACCGACGAAACCAAGAGTGAGACCCCTCACGGCTCGGCCCATCGGCTGATCGCGGCAATCGAACAACAGGTCTTGGGTCAGAACGAAGTGGTGGAGGCGCTCCTCAGCGCCTACACGGCTGGTGGTCATGTGTTGCTCGAAGGCTTGCCCGGTTTGGGCAAGACCCTCCTCGCGCGCACCTTCGCGGCGACCCTGGGGGTGCCCATTCGACGGGTGCAGTTCACGCCGGATCTGATGCCGGCGGATCTCTTGGGCACCAATGTCTTCGATGCCCACAGCCAGTCCTTCCGGCTGCTGCGCGGGCCGGTGTTCACCCAGGTCTTGATGGCCGACGAGATCAACCGCACGCCACCCAAGACCCAGGCGGCTCTGCTCGAAGCGATGGAGGAAGGCCAGGTCACGATCGACGGCGTTTCGCATCGGTTGCCGGGTGGCTTCTTCGTCATCGCTACCCAAAACCCGATCGAACTCGAAGGCGTGTACCCGCTGCCGGAGGCCCAGCTCGATCGGTTTCTGATGCGGATCCGCCTGGAGATGCCGGTGCGCGACGCGGAGCTGGAGATCTACCGCCGATTTCTCGCCGGCACCCTGAACCCGGCCACGGACGCCGAGGCCGGCAAGGCCCCGGGGGTGGTGACCCCTGCCACCGCTACCGCTTTGCGCCGGGCGGCGGCGGAGGTCCACGTTGCCGAGGAGCTGCTCGATTACCTCCAGCGCTTGGCGGAGGCGGTGCGCCGATCTCCGCATCTCGAGTTGGGGATCAGCCCGCGCGGCGCCCTGGCGCTCCTCGGCGCCGCGCGCTCTGCCGCCCTCATCGAAGGCCGGGACTTTGTACTGCCGGACGACCTCAAGCGCTTCCTGTCCGCCTGTTGGGGGCACCGGGTGCTGCTCTCCGCCGAGTCGGAACTCGAAGGCCACACCGTCGACAGCGTGCTCGCCGGTATCGTCGAGGCGGTCGAGGTGCCGCACTAG